CCAGCGCCACCTTGATCAGGTCGCCCGGGTCGTCCACCAGTTTCGTAAAAATCCCGGGTCCCTGCTCCAGGTCTCTTTCGACGACCATGGAGGCGACGTCGATCTTGCCCGTGGAGATGAGTTCGAGGGAATAGGCGAAGTCCACGCTCGTGTAGGCATAGGAACCGCGCACGACCAGTTCCCTGTTGACCATGGCCACGCCGTCAATGGCCATGGGCGCTTCGGCGCCGAGGCCCAGCAGCACGGCTTCGCCGCCCTGCCGCAGCATCCGCACGGCCTGTTCCTGCGTCGCCGTGTGGCCCACCGCTTCGACCGCCAGGTCCACCCCCTGGCCGTCCGTCATGTCGAACACGGCTTCCACGGGGTCGTCCGCCCGGACGTCTATGGCGTGAGTCGCGCCCATCGAGGTGGCCAGCGCCAGGCGCGAGGGCACCCTGTCCGTCACCGCGATGCGGGTCGCCCCGATATGCCGCGCCACCTGCAGGGCGAGGAGCCCCTGGGTGCCCGCGCCGATGACGGCCACGCTCCGGATGAACCCGTGCAGGCTCCGGTCGAAGATATGCAGCGCGTTCGAGAGGGATTCGACCATGCTGCCCTCGAGGTCGCCCACGTGGTCCGGAAGCCTGAAGCAGGACTTTTCAGGCACGGAAACGTAGTTGGCGAAGGCCCCGGGATGCTCGATGCCGATGACCGTTCGGTGAGGGCAGATGCTGGTGCGTCCCCGGAGGCACTCGTCGCACCGGCCGCAGGAGAGGATCGGGTTGATCGTGACCCGGTCACCGATGGACAGCCCTTCCGCGCCGCGGCCCAGGTCCACCACCTCGCCGGTGAATTCGTGCCCCATAATCAGCGGAGGGACCCGCTTTGCGCTCTTGCCCAGAAAGCCGTGCAGGTCCGAACCGCATATGCTCGCCGCCCCGACCTTCAGCACGGCGTGGCCGGGCGTGACCCCGGGTTCCTCGACCTCCTGCATTTCCATCTGACGCGTTCCCAGGTACATCAGTGCCCGCATGCCATCCTCCTTAAGACAGGCCGGCGTGTTTCATGAAGACCGGCCGGCGAGTTTCAGATTCCTCGTATCGGTCAGAAATCCCTGAACATGATCACGGGATCGATCGTTTCGACGTCGGCGAACAACATTGCCAATCGGTCCAGGCCGAAGGCGATGCCGCCCGACGGAGGCATCCCGTATTCGAGGGCCGCCAGCAGCGCTTCGTCCACCCCTCCGTCGTAGTGGTCCG
Above is a genomic segment from Gemmatimonadota bacterium containing:
- a CDS encoding alcohol dehydrogenase catalytic domain-containing protein, which encodes MRALMYLGTRQMEMQEVEEPGVTPGHAVLKVGAASICGSDLHGFLGKSAKRVPPLIMGHEFTGEVVDLGRGAEGLSIGDRVTINPILSCGRCDECLRGRTSICPHRTVIGIEHPGAFANYVSVPEKSCFRLPDHVGDLEGSMVESLSNALHIFDRSLHGFIRSVAVIGAGTQGLLALQVARHIGATRIAVTDRVPSRLALATSMGATHAIDVRADDPVEAVFDMTDGQGVDLAVEAVGHTATQEQAVRMLRQGGEAVLLGLGAEAPMAIDGVAMVNRELVVRGSYAYTSVDFAYSLELISTGKIDVASMVVERDLEQGPGIFTKLVDDPGDLIKVALVPGS